A single region of the Paraburkholderia sprentiae WSM5005 genome encodes:
- a CDS encoding TetR/AcrR family transcriptional regulator: MRKGEQTRAAILDAALDLAGRDGLEGLTIGLLAERMQMSKSGVFAHFGSREDLQVEAVREYHRRFEQEVFFPSLREPRGLPRLRAMISRWIDKRIQEVTTGCIYISGAVEYDDRPDSQVREQLVSSVTIWRAALTRAISQAMDEGHLRADTDPQLMLFELYSVTLGLHHDARFLHLPDAVRLTWAALEKLINSYQSESR, from the coding sequence ATGCGAAAAGGCGAGCAAACCCGCGCCGCGATTCTCGACGCAGCACTCGATCTGGCAGGCCGAGATGGACTGGAAGGTCTGACCATTGGCCTGCTGGCCGAGCGCATGCAGATGAGCAAGAGCGGTGTGTTCGCGCATTTCGGGTCGCGCGAGGATCTGCAGGTCGAGGCCGTGCGCGAATATCACCGCCGTTTCGAGCAGGAGGTGTTTTTCCCGAGCTTGCGTGAGCCGCGCGGTCTGCCACGCTTGCGCGCGATGATTTCCCGCTGGATCGACAAGCGCATTCAGGAAGTCACGACCGGATGCATCTATATCAGCGGTGCCGTCGAATACGACGATCGCCCGGACAGCCAGGTGCGCGAGCAACTGGTGTCGAGCGTGACGATCTGGCGGGCGGCGCTCACGCGCGCGATTTCGCAGGCAATGGATGAAGGGCACCTGCGTGCCGATACCGATCCGCAGCTGATGCTGTTCGAGCTGTACAGCGTCACGCTCGGCCTGCATCACGACGCGCGCTTCCTGCATCTGCCGGATGCCGTGCGTCTCACGTGGGCCGCGCTGGAGAAACTGATTAATTCGTATCAGAGCGAAAGCCGTTAG
- the aspS gene encoding aspartate--tRNA ligase: MSMRSEYCGLVTEELLGQSVSLCGWVSRRRDHGGVIFIDLRDREGLVQVVCDPDRADMFKVAEGVRNEFCVQVKGVVRGRPEGTTNASLKSGKIEVLCHELIVLNASVTPPFQLDDDNLSETTRLTHRVLDLRRPQMQHNLRLRYRVAIEVRKYLDEQGFIDIETPMLTKSTPEGARDYLVPSRTNPGQFFALPQSPQLFKQLLMVANFDRYYQITKCFRDEDLRADRQPEFTQIDCETSFLSEQEIRDLFEAMIRHVFKTTIGVELDETFPVMEYAEAMRRFGSDKPDLRVKLEFTELTDAMRDVDFKVFSTPANTKDGRVAALRVPKGSELSRGDIDSYTEFVRIYGAKGLAWIKVNEAAKGRDGLQSPIVKNLHDEALKAIIERTGAQDGDIIFFAADRAKVVNDSLGALRLKIGHSEFGKANGLVESGWKPLWVVDFPMFEYDEEDNRYVAAHHPFTSPKDEHLEYLESDPARCLAKAYDMVLNGWEIGGGSVRIHREEVQSKVFRALKINAEEAQAKFGFLLDALQYGAPPHGGIAFGLDRIVTMMAGADSIRDVIAFPKTQRAQDLLTQAPSEVDERQLRELHIRLRTPEPKA; this comes from the coding sequence ATGTCCATGAGATCTGAATACTGCGGTCTGGTTACCGAAGAACTGCTGGGCCAATCCGTCTCGCTGTGCGGCTGGGTAAGCCGCCGCCGCGACCACGGCGGCGTCATCTTCATCGACCTGCGCGATCGCGAAGGACTCGTTCAGGTCGTCTGCGATCCGGATCGCGCGGACATGTTCAAGGTCGCCGAAGGCGTGCGCAACGAGTTCTGCGTGCAAGTCAAGGGCGTCGTGCGCGGGCGTCCCGAAGGCACGACCAATGCCTCGCTGAAGAGCGGCAAGATCGAAGTCCTGTGCCACGAGCTGATCGTGCTGAACGCGTCGGTCACGCCGCCGTTCCAGCTCGACGACGACAACCTGTCGGAAACCACGCGCCTCACGCATCGCGTGCTCGACCTGCGCCGTCCGCAGATGCAGCACAACCTGCGGCTGCGCTACCGCGTCGCGATCGAAGTGCGCAAGTACCTCGACGAGCAGGGTTTCATCGACATCGAAACGCCGATGCTCACGAAGAGCACGCCGGAAGGCGCGCGCGACTACCTCGTGCCGTCGCGCACGAACCCGGGTCAGTTCTTCGCGCTGCCGCAGTCGCCGCAGTTGTTCAAGCAGCTGCTGATGGTCGCGAACTTCGACCGTTACTACCAGATCACCAAGTGCTTCCGCGACGAAGACCTGCGCGCCGACCGTCAGCCGGAATTCACGCAGATCGACTGCGAAACCTCGTTCCTGTCGGAACAGGAAATCCGCGATCTGTTCGAGGCGATGATCCGTCACGTGTTCAAGACGACGATCGGCGTCGAACTCGACGAGACATTCCCGGTCATGGAATACGCGGAAGCGATGCGCCGCTTCGGTTCGGACAAGCCGGACCTGCGCGTGAAGCTCGAATTTACCGAGCTCACCGACGCAATGCGCGACGTCGACTTCAAGGTGTTCAGCACCCCGGCCAACACGAAGGACGGCCGCGTCGCGGCGCTGCGCGTGCCGAAGGGCAGCGAGCTGTCGCGTGGCGACATCGACAGCTACACCGAATTCGTGCGCATCTACGGCGCGAAGGGTCTCGCATGGATTAAGGTCAACGAAGCGGCGAAGGGCCGTGACGGCCTGCAAAGCCCGATCGTCAAGAACCTGCACGACGAAGCGCTGAAGGCGATCATCGAGCGCACCGGCGCACAAGACGGCGACATCATCTTTTTCGCGGCGGATCGCGCGAAGGTCGTCAACGACAGCCTCGGCGCGCTGCGTCTGAAGATCGGTCATTCGGAATTCGGCAAGGCCAACGGTCTCGTCGAGTCCGGCTGGAAGCCGCTGTGGGTCGTCGACTTCCCGATGTTCGAATACGACGAGGAAGACAACCGCTACGTCGCCGCGCACCACCCGTTCACGAGCCCGAAGGACGAGCATCTCGAGTATCTTGAATCGGACCCGGCACGCTGCCTCGCGAAGGCCTACGACATGGTGCTGAACGGCTGGGAAATCGGCGGCGGCTCGGTGCGTATCCATCGTGAGGAAGTACAGAGCAAGGTGTTCCGCGCGCTGAAGATCAACGCGGAAGAAGCGCAGGCCAAGTTCGGCTTCCTGCTCGACGCGCTGCAATACGGCGCGCCGCCGCACGGTGGCATCGCGTTCGGTCTGGACCGCATCGTCACGATGATGGCCGGCGCCGACTCGATCCGCGACGTGATCGCGTTCCCGAAGACCCAACGTGCGCAGGATCTGCTCACGCAGGCGCCGAGTGAAGTCGACGAGCGTCAGCTGCGCGAGCTGCATATCCGTCTGCGTACGCCGGAACCGAAGGCGTAA
- a CDS encoding FmdB family zinc ribbon protein, giving the protein MPIYAYRCGSCGFGKDVLQKMSDPQLTQCPECGKDTFSKQLTAAGFQLKGSGWYVTDFRGGTSAPAASEAKSEPAAAAAQAAPAAPAAPAAPAAAPAATSPSGSRSA; this is encoded by the coding sequence ATGCCGATCTACGCTTATCGTTGCGGGTCATGCGGCTTCGGGAAGGACGTGCTACAGAAGATGAGCGACCCCCAGTTGACGCAGTGTCCCGAGTGCGGAAAAGACACCTTTAGCAAACAACTCACCGCCGCCGGCTTCCAGTTGAAAGGCTCTGGCTGGTACGTGACCGATTTCCGCGGCGGCACGAGCGCGCCGGCCGCGTCGGAAGCGAAGTCCGAGCCGGCGGCAGCCGCTGCGCAAGCAGCGCCGGCTGCCCCGGCCGCGCCTGCGGCCCCTGCCGCTGCGCCTGCCGCCACGAGCCCGAGCGGTTCCCGCAGCGCCTAG
- a CDS encoding methyltransferase domain-containing protein yields the protein MSDPTQPSAPDFATRDPNSPEFWDERFERRFTPWDQAGVPSAFRAFAERHRDAAVLIPGCGSAHEAVWLARQGNPVRAIDFSPAAVAAAREQLGAQHASLVEQADFFTYAPPFAPAWIYERAFFCALSPTRRADYAQRMAALLPAGGLLAGLFFIGATPKGPPFGIERGELDALLTPHFELLEDEAVDDSIAVFAGRERWLTWRRRA from the coding sequence ATGAGCGATCCAACCCAACCCTCGGCGCCCGATTTCGCCACCCGCGACCCCAACTCGCCCGAGTTCTGGGACGAACGCTTCGAGCGCCGTTTCACGCCGTGGGATCAGGCGGGCGTGCCGTCCGCGTTTCGCGCGTTCGCTGAACGACACCGCGACGCCGCCGTGCTGATCCCGGGCTGCGGCAGCGCGCACGAAGCGGTATGGCTTGCGCGCCAGGGCAACCCGGTACGCGCGATCGATTTCTCGCCGGCCGCTGTCGCGGCGGCGCGAGAGCAGCTCGGCGCGCAGCATGCGTCGCTCGTCGAGCAGGCGGATTTTTTCACTTATGCGCCGCCGTTCGCACCGGCGTGGATCTACGAGCGCGCGTTCTTCTGCGCACTTTCGCCGACGCGCCGCGCCGACTACGCACAGCGCATGGCCGCACTGCTGCCGGCCGGCGGGTTGCTCGCGGGCTTGTTTTTTATCGGTGCGACACCGAAAGGGCCGCCGTTCGGCATCGAACGCGGCGAACTCGACGCGCTGCTCACGCCACACTTCGAACTGCTCGAAGACGAAGCGGTCGACGACTCGATCGCCGTCTTCGCCGGACGCGAGCGCTGGCTCACCTGGCGGCGTCGCGCATAA
- a CDS encoding Tim44 domain-containing protein produces MSDSNLLSTRKVKGSLARRIGLIAMVGLLMAGTLASLDAEARRMGGGRSFGRQSNSLQQRQTTPPTQPAQNNQATQQRAQPAPATTPTPPAAPNRNRWLGPIAGIAAGLGIAALLSHFGLGDAFAGMFANVIVIALIAIVVIWLIRRFTARKRNAAQPAYAGTAPSLNANSTGYMQEPQYTAPPTGSYLEPQGNPLTTPSVGATPSVPAGFDSEAFLRNAKVYFVRLQAAWDVGNVEDIREFTTPEMFAEVRVDLASRGTQPNQTDVVQLNAELLGVEERANEHFASVRFSGLIREEPGAAAEPFVEIWNLSKANRAGEGWLLAGIQQVEQH; encoded by the coding sequence ATGTCCGATTCAAATTTGTTATCTACTCGTAAGGTCAAGGGGTCGCTGGCGAGAAGAATCGGACTGATCGCGATGGTCGGTCTGCTGATGGCCGGCACGCTTGCCTCCCTCGACGCCGAGGCGCGCCGCATGGGCGGGGGTCGCAGCTTCGGCCGTCAATCGAATAGTTTGCAGCAGCGCCAGACAACCCCGCCGACCCAGCCGGCGCAGAACAATCAGGCCACGCAGCAGCGCGCGCAACCGGCACCCGCGACTACGCCCACACCGCCCGCCGCGCCGAACCGTAATCGCTGGCTCGGGCCGATCGCCGGCATTGCGGCGGGCCTCGGCATCGCCGCGTTGCTGTCGCATTTCGGGCTCGGCGACGCATTCGCCGGCATGTTCGCCAATGTGATCGTGATCGCGTTGATCGCGATCGTGGTGATCTGGCTGATCCGCCGCTTCACCGCCCGCAAGCGCAATGCGGCACAGCCGGCCTACGCGGGCACGGCGCCATCGCTGAACGCCAACAGCACCGGGTATATGCAGGAGCCGCAGTACACCGCGCCGCCCACCGGCTCGTATCTCGAGCCGCAAGGCAATCCGTTGACCACGCCGTCGGTCGGCGCGACGCCGTCGGTGCCGGCCGGCTTCGATTCCGAAGCGTTCCTGCGTAACGCGAAGGTGTACTTCGTGCGCCTGCAGGCCGCATGGGACGTCGGCAACGTCGAAGACATCCGCGAATTCACGACGCCGGAGATGTTCGCCGAAGTGCGCGTCGATCTGGCGTCACGCGGTACGCAGCCGAATCAGACCGATGTCGTGCAACTGAACGCAGAGCTGCTCGGCGTCGAGGAGCGCGCGAACGAGCACTTCGCGAGCGTGCGCTTCTCCGGTTTGATCCGCGAGGAGCCGGGCGCGGCGGCCGAGCCGTTCGTCGAAATCTGGAATCTGTCGAAGGCGAACCGCGCTGGCGAAGGCTGGCTGCTTGCCGGCATTCAGCAGGTCGAGCAGCACTGA
- a CDS encoding ubiquinone biosynthesis accessory factor UbiJ translates to MTLAAKPFAAAVNHLLARESWARERLAPYAGKTAHLSCPPVVLALLVQPDGYLGTLDEADARQFDVTISVPSDALPAFLQGGQAAVMKHVKIEGDAEFATVIAKLAEHLRWEPEEDLAKLIGDGPAWRVTALVRSIGEHVQRTGRNLLDTAAEYLLDENPQLVRRTALSDFNIELARARDSLARVEKRIERLEQKVVARGAQAPGGPATSRGTR, encoded by the coding sequence ATGACCCTCGCCGCCAAGCCCTTCGCTGCTGCTGTCAATCATCTGCTCGCCCGCGAATCGTGGGCCCGCGAGCGCCTCGCCCCGTACGCGGGCAAGACCGCTCACCTGTCATGTCCGCCGGTCGTCCTCGCGCTGCTCGTGCAGCCCGACGGTTACCTCGGCACGCTCGACGAAGCCGATGCGCGACAGTTCGACGTGACGATTTCGGTGCCGTCCGACGCACTGCCGGCCTTCCTGCAAGGTGGCCAGGCCGCGGTGATGAAGCACGTGAAGATCGAGGGCGACGCCGAGTTCGCGACCGTGATCGCGAAGCTCGCCGAGCATCTGCGCTGGGAGCCGGAGGAAGATCTCGCGAAGCTGATCGGTGATGGGCCCGCGTGGCGCGTCACGGCGCTCGTGCGCTCGATCGGCGAGCATGTGCAGCGCACCGGCCGCAACCTGCTCGACACCGCCGCCGAGTATCTGCTCGACGAAAATCCACAGCTGGTACGCCGCACCGCGCTCTCGGACTTCAACATCGAGCTGGCGCGCGCACGCGATTCGCTCGCGCGCGTCGAAAAGCGCATCGAGCGTCTCGAACAGAAGGTCGTAGCCCGCGGCGCGCAAGCGCCGGGCGGCCCCGCCACGTCGCGCGGCACGCGCTAG
- the clsB gene encoding cardiolipin synthase ClsB, with product MSAGGSGRFARLRHTLLGRRYWQRYRFTSNNEVELLRSGDDFFDALIERIDAAEHDVALETYIFCDDEAGHAVSEALLRAAARGVRVRVITDGVGTARLKMFEQWPAGGIEHRIYNPHLFGRFGFSRTHRKLAVIDDQIAYCGGINIVDDYENNGEKLPYRRWDFAVELRGPVVADVRDAIEVQWRRIRLGHRPLDSMKPDLSPQDANSLGSLRRRRRRRNEELWAGGEPCVAFVARDNLINRRAIEKAYLAAIGRARHEVLLANPYFMPGRKLRRALVFAARRGVVVKLIIGRKEFKALDYAVPFLYHALLRAGVQIAEYEKTLLHGKVAVVDSSWGTVGSSNLDALSLMLNNEANVLLVNDPSIAELRDAILGAFTDARPIDEAHYESRPARVRALSWIAYTSYRVAMKLLTVGGYD from the coding sequence GTGAGCGCAGGCGGCTCGGGCCGCTTCGCGCGTCTGCGGCACACGTTGCTCGGCCGTCGCTACTGGCAGCGCTACCGCTTCACCAGTAACAACGAGGTCGAGCTGCTGCGCTCCGGCGACGATTTCTTCGACGCACTGATCGAGCGCATCGACGCCGCCGAGCACGATGTCGCGCTCGAAACCTACATCTTCTGCGACGACGAAGCCGGCCACGCGGTCAGCGAGGCGTTGTTGCGCGCTGCCGCGCGCGGCGTCAGGGTGCGCGTGATCACCGACGGCGTCGGCACCGCGCGTCTCAAGATGTTCGAGCAATGGCCGGCTGGCGGCATCGAGCATCGCATCTATAACCCGCACCTATTCGGCCGTTTCGGCTTTTCGCGCACGCATCGCAAGCTCGCGGTGATCGACGATCAGATCGCGTATTGCGGCGGCATCAATATCGTCGACGATTACGAGAACAACGGCGAAAAGCTGCCGTACCGGCGCTGGGACTTCGCGGTCGAGCTGCGCGGGCCAGTAGTCGCCGACGTGCGCGACGCCATCGAGGTGCAATGGCGGCGGATTCGCCTGGGCCATCGGCCGCTCGATTCGATGAAGCCCGACTTGTCGCCGCAGGACGCCAACTCGCTCGGCAGCCTGCGCAGGCGCCGGCGGCGCCGCAACGAAGAGCTGTGGGCCGGTGGCGAGCCGTGCGTCGCGTTCGTCGCGCGCGATAACCTGATCAACCGCCGCGCGATCGAAAAAGCCTATCTGGCCGCGATTGGCCGGGCGCGCCACGAGGTCCTGCTTGCCAATCCGTACTTCATGCCGGGGCGCAAGCTGCGTCGCGCGTTGGTGTTCGCGGCGCGGCGCGGCGTGGTCGTGAAGCTGATCATCGGGCGCAAGGAGTTCAAGGCGCTCGATTACGCGGTACCGTTCCTGTATCACGCGCTGCTGCGCGCGGGCGTGCAGATCGCCGAATACGAGAAGACGTTGCTGCACGGCAAGGTCGCGGTGGTCGATTCGAGCTGGGGCACGGTCGGTTCGTCGAATCTCGATGCGCTCAGCCTGATGCTCAACAACGAAGCGAACGTCTTACTCGTGAACGATCCATCGATCGCCGAACTCCGCGACGCGATTCTCGGCGCGTTCACGGACGCGCGCCCGATCGATGAAGCGCACTACGAATCGCGACCGGCGCGCGTGCGCGCGCTCAGCTGGATCGCATACACAAGCTACCGGGTCGCGATGAAGCTGCTGACGGTCGGCGGCTACGACTAA
- the nudB gene encoding dihydroneopterin triphosphate diphosphatase encodes MPKPPKIPQSVLVIIHTPALDVLLLERADHAQFWQSVTGSKDRLDEPLADTAVREVGEETGIMIGGALVPRSALFDWQYSIDYEIYPEFRYRYEAGVLYNTEHWFSLRVPERIDVTLAPREHTAYMWLPYEEAASRCFSASNADAILQLPRRLAARPYDLESGPLAGERGQ; translated from the coding sequence ATGCCGAAACCGCCGAAAATTCCGCAGTCCGTCCTCGTCATCATTCATACGCCCGCGCTCGACGTGCTGCTGCTCGAGCGCGCCGATCATGCGCAGTTCTGGCAGTCGGTGACGGGTTCGAAGGACCGGCTCGACGAACCGCTCGCCGACACGGCGGTGCGCGAAGTCGGCGAGGAAACCGGCATCATGATCGGCGGCGCGCTGGTGCCGCGTAGTGCATTGTTCGACTGGCAGTACTCGATCGACTACGAGATCTACCCGGAATTTCGTTACCGCTACGAAGCGGGCGTGCTCTACAACACCGAGCACTGGTTCAGCCTGCGAGTGCCCGAGCGCATCGACGTGACGCTCGCGCCGCGCGAACACACCGCCTATATGTGGCTGCCGTATGAAGAGGCCGCATCGCGCTGCTTTTCGGCGTCGAATGCCGATGCGATCCTGCAATTGCCACGCCGGCTCGCCGCGCGCCCCTACGATCTCGAATCCGGCCCGCTGGCCGGGGAGCGTGGCCAGTGA
- the ubiB gene encoding ubiquinone biosynthesis regulatory protein kinase UbiB codes for MRFLRFLKIFFTVIRFGLDEMMLSRINDRRVRLLLRITTLGRKFDAPPGVRLRLALESLGPIFVKFGQVLSTRRDLLPVDIANELAKLQDQVPPFDSAVAIALVEKSLGAPVDVLFDDFERVPVASASIAQVHFAKVKAGQHAGKAVAVKVLRPNMLPVIDSDLALLRDIAVWAERLWADGKRLKPREVVAEFDKYLHDELDLMREAANGSQLRRNFQGLDLLLVPEMYWEFCTPTVLVMERMVGVPISQVDTLRAAGVDIPKLAREGVEIFFTQVFRDGFFHADMHPGNIQVSLDPAHFGRYIALDFGIIGALSDFDKNYLAQNFLAFFKRDYHRVATLHLESGWVPPTTRVEELESAIRAVCEPYFDRALKDISLGQVLMRLFSTSRRFNVEIQPQLVLLQKTMLNVEGLGRSLDPELDLWKTAKPYLERWMNEQIGLRGWYERLKIEAPQWSKTLPQLPRLVHHMLAERHHPMGGANDDVIRQILLEQKRTNRLLQGLLLFGVAVGIGAMLARAFLALAYGG; via the coding sequence ATGCGTTTCCTGCGTTTCCTCAAGATATTCTTTACGGTCATCCGCTTCGGCCTCGACGAAATGATGTTGAGCCGCATCAACGACCGGCGCGTGCGTCTGCTGCTGCGTATCACGACGCTCGGCCGCAAGTTCGACGCGCCGCCGGGCGTGCGTCTGCGGCTCGCGCTCGAAAGCCTCGGGCCGATCTTCGTCAAGTTCGGCCAGGTACTGTCGACGCGCCGCGATCTGCTGCCGGTCGACATCGCCAACGAACTCGCCAAGCTGCAGGACCAGGTCCCGCCGTTCGATTCGGCCGTCGCGATCGCGCTCGTCGAGAAGTCGCTCGGCGCGCCGGTCGACGTGCTGTTCGACGATTTCGAGCGGGTGCCGGTCGCGAGCGCATCGATCGCGCAGGTGCATTTCGCGAAGGTGAAGGCCGGCCAGCATGCGGGCAAGGCGGTCGCGGTCAAGGTGCTGCGCCCGAACATGCTGCCGGTGATCGATTCGGACCTCGCGCTATTGCGTGACATCGCTGTATGGGCCGAGCGTCTGTGGGCCGACGGCAAGCGCCTGAAGCCGCGCGAGGTGGTCGCCGAATTCGACAAATACCTGCACGACGAGCTCGATCTCATGCGCGAGGCCGCCAACGGCAGCCAGTTGCGGCGCAACTTCCAGGGGCTCGACCTGCTGCTCGTGCCCGAGATGTACTGGGAGTTCTGCACGCCCACGGTGCTCGTGATGGAGCGCATGGTCGGCGTGCCGATCAGCCAGGTCGATACGTTGCGCGCGGCCGGCGTCGATATCCCGAAGCTCGCGCGCGAGGGCGTGGAGATCTTCTTCACGCAGGTGTTTCGCGACGGCTTTTTTCACGCCGACATGCATCCCGGCAATATCCAGGTGAGCCTCGATCCCGCGCACTTCGGCCGCTATATCGCGCTCGACTTCGGCATCATCGGCGCGCTGTCGGACTTCGATAAAAACTACCTTGCGCAGAACTTCCTCGCGTTCTTCAAGCGCGACTACCATCGCGTCGCGACGCTGCATCTGGAATCGGGCTGGGTGCCGCCGACCACGCGTGTCGAGGAGCTCGAAAGCGCGATCCGCGCGGTCTGCGAACCGTACTTCGATCGCGCGCTGAAGGACATCTCTCTGGGCCAGGTGCTGATGCGCCTGTTCTCGACGTCGCGGCGCTTCAACGTCGAGATCCAGCCGCAGCTCGTGTTGCTGCAAAAGACGATGCTGAACGTCGAAGGCCTCGGCCGTTCGCTCGATCCCGAACTGGATCTGTGGAAGACGGCGAAGCCTTACCTCGAGCGTTGGATGAACGAGCAGATTGGCTTGCGAGGCTGGTACGAGCGTCTGAAGATCGAGGCGCCGCAGTGGAGCAAGACGCTGCCGCAACTGCCCCGCCTCGTCCATCACATGCTGGCCGAGCGTCACCATCCGATGGGCGGCGCGAACGACGACGTGATCCGCCAGATCCTGCTCGAGCAGAAGCGCACCAACCGTCTGCTGCAAGGCCTGCTGCTGTTCGGCGTGGCGGTCGGCATCGGCGCGATGCTCGCGCGTGCGTTCCTGGCGCTGGCTTATGGTGGATAG
- a CDS encoding DUF502 domain-containing protein produces the protein MTTKKFTLKSVFLTGLLVLVPLAITLWVLGLVIGTMDQTLLLLPTSWQPERTIGYRLPGLGAVLTLAFIFVVGLLTQNFVGQKLVKWWELLVAHIPVVGPLYTSVKQVSDTLLSSSGNAFRKALLIEYPRRGSYTIAFLTGMPGGDVVNHLKEDYVSVYVPTTPNPTSGFFLMVPKSEVIELDMTVDAALKYIVSMGVVAPSAPPAAPVRRTAVEPPL, from the coding sequence ATGACGACGAAGAAATTCACGCTCAAATCGGTGTTTCTAACTGGCCTGCTGGTGCTGGTGCCTCTGGCCATCACGTTGTGGGTGCTCGGCCTGGTCATCGGCACGATGGACCAGACACTGTTGCTGCTGCCCACCTCATGGCAGCCGGAACGGACGATCGGCTATCGTCTGCCAGGCCTCGGCGCGGTGCTCACGCTCGCGTTCATCTTCGTCGTCGGGCTGTTGACGCAGAACTTCGTAGGGCAGAAGCTCGTGAAGTGGTGGGAACTGCTGGTCGCGCATATTCCGGTGGTCGGTCCGCTTTACACCAGCGTCAAGCAGGTGTCAGACACGCTGCTGTCGAGCAGCGGCAATGCATTCCGAAAGGCTCTGCTGATCGAGTACCCGCGCCGTGGTTCCTATACGATCGCGTTTCTGACCGGCATGCCCGGCGGTGACGTGGTCAACCATCTGAAGGAAGACTACGTCAGCGTCTACGTGCCGACCACGCCGAACCCGACCTCCGGCTTCTTCCTGATGGTGCCGAAAAGCGAAGTGATCGAACTCGACATGACGGTCGACGCTGCGCTCAAGTACATCGTGTCGATGGGCGTCGTGGCGCCGTCCGCGCCGCCGGCGGCGCCGGTGCGCCGCACCGCCGTCGAGCCTCCGCTGTAA